The genomic region GTGCACGCCGAAAGCGGCCAGAAGCAGAAAGTCGGCATCGACGACGCCTGTATTTTTCACTGCCACTTCGAAAACGGCTCGCTGGGTCTGTTTGAATCTACCCGCTACGCCCGGGGCCACAAGGCGCTGTACACCCTGGAAATCAACGGCGAACACGCATCCATTCGCTGGGATCTGCACGATCTGAACCGGCTGGAATACTTCGACCACCGCGACGAGTCGATTGTCCGCGGATGGCGGTCCATCCTCGTGACCGACGGCGACCAGCCTTACATGAACAAGTGGTGGGTGCCGGGCCTGATCATTGGCTACGAACACACGTTTATCCACCAGGTGGCCGACTTCCTGGCCAGTCTGGAGTCCGGCGAACCCTGCAACCCCACCTTCCGCGACGCCTACGAAACACAGAAAGTGCTCGAAGCCGTCCTGACCTCGGCCGCAACCCGGAGCTGGCAGGATACCGGCGTGGAAACGGGCGTCTCCCAGAATGCCGCGAACCTCAGCGTCGCCTGATGGGCAAATTCTTTTGAGAGTTATACCATAGGTATGAGTAATCCCGACACTGCTGGTCTCTTTGGTCAGCAGTGTTTGTTTATGGTTCCGGGTTAAGCGTTTGGGGGCGAGCGGCGACCGCTCACCGGCGCCGCTCCGGGCAGCTCCGACGGACTGGTGCCGCCACGGCCCTACCCGACTCTTTGTAATCAACTTTTTCCGTATGCAACCAGCCCTTCTCACCGTTCGTCGCCTTTCCAAGTCCTTCCCCGGCGTGCGGGCGCTTCAGGACGTTCAGCTGACGCTCCGGCGGGGCGAAGTGCATGGCCTCATGGGCGAAAACGGGGCCGGGAAATCGACCTTCATGCGCATCCTGATGGGCCTGGAAACGCCCGACTCCGGCGAAATCCTGCTTGAAGGCACCGAACTGCGGCCCGGCAACGTCCGCGAGAACCTGCGGCGCGGCATTTCCATGATTCATCAGGAAATGCTGGTCGTGCCGGAACTGACGGTGGCGCAGAATATCTTTCTGGGCAAAGAAAAAAAGGGGCAGCGCGGCTGGTTGAAGCTGTTTACCAACGACCGGGCTATCCAGCAGCAGGCCGCTGCCCTGCTTCAGCAGCTTGGCTCCCCGCTCGACCCGCGCACGCCGCTCAAAGACCTGAGTGTGGCCGAAAGGCAGCTGGTCGAAATCGCCAAAGCCCTGTCCAACGACGCCCGAATCCTCATCATGGACGAACCGACCTCCGCCCTGTCGGAGCGGGAGTCCGCCCGGCTGCTGGCTCTCATTCGGGAATTGAAAAGCCGGGGCGTCGCCATTATTTACATTTCGCACAAAATGGACGAAGTGCTGTCGCTCTGCGATACGGTGACCGTCCTGCGCGATGGCCGTTACGTAGCGACCAAACCCACCGCCGACCTCGACGAAGCGGGCCTCATTTCCCTGATGGTCGGGCGGGAAATAACGGACCTCTACCCCGCCGCTTCGGCCGAAACGGGCGAAGTCGTGCTGTCCGTTCGGAACCTCGGGCGGTCCGGTGCTTTTTCGGGCATCAGTTTCGAGGTGCGGCGGGGCGAGGTGCTGGGGCTGGGCGGGCTCATGGGCGCGGGCCGTACGGAAGTGGCCCGAAGTCTTTTCGGTCTGGAACCCTACGACCGCGGCGAGCTTTTCTGGAAAGGCGGCCCCGTCGCGATCCGCAAACCGCAGGACGCCATCCGGCTCGGTATCGGGTACGTCAGCGAAGACCGCAAAGGCGACGGTTTTGTACCCGGCCTGTCGATCAGCGAAAACCTGACGCTCGCCAGCCTCTCCCGCCACGCCCGGGGCCTGTTCATCCAGTCTGACCGCGAGGCCGCCAGCGCGACCCGGCTGATGCAAAGTCTGAACATCCGCGCCGCCGGACCGCACCAGGCTGTGGGCCAACTCAGCGGCGGCAACCAGCAGAAAGTCGTCATCGGCAAGACGCTGCTCACGCATCCCGACCTGCTCATTCTGGACGAGCCCACGCGCGGCATTGACATTGGCGCACGGGCCGAAATCTACCGGCTCATCCGGCAGCTGACCAGCGGCGGTATGGCCGTGCTGCTCATTTCTTCGGACATGCCCGAACTGCTCGGCCTCAGCGACCGGCTGCTGGTGCTGGCCAAAGGGCGACCCGCCGGTTTTCTGGAGAAAAAAGAAGCGACCGAAGAGACCGTTTTGAAATACGCCATGAATTTTTCCTGACCGCCCGAACGCCGGGACTTTCCGGCAAACCCGCGGTAACAAACCCTGACTATGGAAACGCAATCAATTCCTCCGAAAACCCAGCCAGCTCCGACCCTTCCCAGCCGCGTCCGGAGGCTGTCCCAATACGGTATTTTTCTGGCTTTTCTGATCATCTGCGTGGGGCTGGCGGTTGTTGCGCCGCGGTTCCTGACGGTCTCGAACTGGGTCATCATCATCACGCAGGTTTCCATCAACGCCCTGCTGGCGTTTGGCGTTACATTTGTCATTCTGACCGGCGGCATCGACCTTTCGCTCGGCTCGATGGTCGCCGTGGCCGGGGTGACGGCCGCCCTTTTTGCCCACCCGGACGATTATCCGCTCCTCGTCCCCCTGGCGGCCGGGTTGCTGACGGGCATCGGCTTTGGCGCTTTCAACGGCTTTCTGATTACCCGGAGCAAGGTGCCGCCGTTCATCGTCACGCTCGGCACCATGACCATCGGCCGCGGACTGGCGCTCATTCTGAGCAAAGGTCGCCCGGTTTCCAATTTGTCGGACAGCTTCAATTTTATCGGGGGCGGCGCGGTTTTGGGCATTCCCGTGCCGATTCTTATTTTGGCCGTTGCCTTTGCCGCCAGTTGGGTGTTGCTACGAAAAACGGTGCTGGGACGGTACATGTACGCCGTGGGCGGCAACGAAGCGGCGGCGCGAGCGTCGGGCATCGACGTGGGCCGGGTGAAGCTCTGGGTTTACACGCTCTGCGGCGGACTGGCCGGACTGGCGGGCATCGTCCTGACAGCCCGCATCACCACCGGGCAGCCGAACGCCGGGGTCGGCTTTGAACTCGACGCCATTGCGGCGGCCATCATCGGCGGCACAAGCACGGCGGGCGGCAGCGGCACCATCACCGGCACGCTCATCGGTGCCCTGCTCATCGGCGTCATCAGCAACGGCCTCGACCTGCTCAACGTCAGTTCGTACTACCAGCAGGTCGTGATGGGCGCCATTATCATTGCGGCCGTGGTGCTGGACGGGGGGAGGGAGTTAAAAGTTAAAAGTTAAGAATTGGCTTCCGGTGGTTGTCGTGGAGCGTTTTGACCTGATTAACAAACCTATTTTATCTAAAATGAAAGTAAAAAGCCTATCCCTTTTATCGCTGCTCCTCTGTTTACAACTCGCCACCGGTTGCTCTCAGGAAAAATCGTCCTCCACCGCGACCTCCGGAAAATCCCTCACTATTGGCGTTTCGATGCTCAGCATGCAGAACGAATTTATCGTGAATGTGGCGGACGAGATGCAGAAAAAAGCGGATGCCGCGGGCGTTGAGCTGATTGTGGTGGACGCCGAACGGTCGCCGCTGAAACAGGTGGAACAGGTCGAAAGCTTCATCGCTCAGAACGTGGACGCCATCATCCTGAACCCCTGCGAGGTCGAGGCGTCATCGCCCGCCGTGCAGAAGGCGCTGGCCGCCAAAATTCCCATCATCAACGTCAATTCGGCCACGAGTACCAAACCCACGGCCTTTGTCGGCTCCGACGACGTGGAATCGGGCCGAATGGCGATGAAATACCTGGCCGAAAAGCTCGGCGGCAAGGGCAATATCGTCATGATGCAGGGATACATGGGTCAGGCGGCGCAGCTTCAGCGCGAGCAGGCGGCCAAAGAAGTGCTCAGGCAATATCCCGGCCTCAAAATGCTCGCTACGCAGACTGCCGAATGGGACCGCTCGAAAGCCATGTCGCTGATGGAAAACTGGATTCAGTCGTACGGCAACCAGATCAGCGCCGTTTTTGCCCATAACGACGAAATGGGCATGGGCGCGGTGAAAGCCCTCACGGCGGCGGGCCTGAAAGATAAAGTCTTGGTGGTCAGCATCGACGCCATCCCCGACGCCCTGCAATCGGTCCAGAAAGGCGAACTCAACGCGACCCTCTTTCAGAACGCCGAACAGCAGGGTGCCCAGGCCATCGAAACGGCCATGAAAGCCGCGGGCGGCAAGCAGTTCCAGTCGGAAGTGATGATTCCGTTCAAGCTGGTGACGCAGGCTAACGTCAAAGAATTTTTGAAATAAGACCCCAACATCCACCATGCCCAACCTCAACCCCATCGGTTTCAACGTCCTGGCCTGGACGGCGGCCGTTTCCGAGAACCTGAACCCCATCGCCGACCGCCTGAAAACCATCGGTTACGACGGCGTGGAGTGCTTCATCGACGGCTCCGCCCTGACCAATTATACGGCCTTCGGCAACCACCTCAGCCAGCTCGGCCTGCAAAGCACCAGCGTGATGGTCGTCGGACCGGACACCAACCCGGCGAGCGAGTCGCCCCAGATCCGGCAGGCGGCGCTGGATTTTATCAAGTCCGCCATCGACCGGGCGCAGGCGATGAACGCCACCATCCTGTGCGGCCCCATGCACTCGGCGTTTGCGACCTTCACGAAGCGGGAGCCGCAGACCGACGAATACCGGCGCAGCGCCGAGGTGCTGAACGCCGCCGGCGAATACGCCCGGCAGGCCGGTCTGGTGCTGTGCCCGGAAGCCCTCAACCGCTTCGAATGCTACCTCTGCAACACGATGGAGCAGCTGCACCACCTGATCGAACTGACCGGCCACCCGAACGTGCGGGCCATGTTCGACACCCACCACGCCAACATGGAAGAGAAGAAATTTCCGGCCGCCATCCGGACCATCGCGCCGGTGCTGGCCCATGTCCACATCAGCGAGAACGACCGCGGAACGCCCGGCAGCGGCCACGTGCCCTGGGACGACACCTTCCGGACGCTGGCCGAAGTCGGCTTCAAAGGTTGGATGACCATCGAGGCGTTTAGCCGCAACGACGTGGATTTTGCCAACTCCATCGGCGTCTGGCGCGAGTACAACGACCCCTGGGACATGGCCGAGAACGGGTATCGGTTCATCCGGGAAATGCAGGAAAAGTACGCCAGTGAGGTACTGGTAGGCTAAACGGGTCCTTCGCAGAAAACAACTACTTCATTAATCGAAAAGGGGTTTGTATCTGTCCTGATACACACCCCTTTCTTATTTTTCAGCCCGACCGGCGGCTTATTCCTGACTCAGCTGCTTCACAAAACTGGCGTGGTCCCAGGTGATGGTCAGGTGCTGAATCCGGTCCGCTTCGTTGAACCGGAACACGAAAATATGGTCGGACTTGAATTTCATGCCCTTGCTGGCGATGTCCAGAAAGTCCTTTGCCTGAGTGCCTTCAATGGTCACGTTCGCCCGGATGGTTTCCTCTTCGGTCGCCAGGCTGTCAACCGAGTTGGTGATGTCCGGGAAACAGTCAATCAACATATCCCAGACCGCTTTTCCGAATTCCCAGAACGACCCTTTTCCGGCCTCTCCTAACGGCAGGAAGTGGACGGTGGCGTCGGGGGCTGCCAGACCAATCATGCGGGCCGTATCGAGGTCGTCGTAGGCAGTGAAGAACGCCAGGCAGGTGCCTTTCTGGCTTAGTTGTGAAAGCGATTCCTGTTGTGCAGTTTGCATGGCTATCAAGAGGTTATTTGGAGGATACGATTGTGGATGGATACTGGGGATGCTGTTTTATTTTCCGGATCTGGCGCAGATGCCGGTCCACGTGCCCCCACTGATAAATGTAGACCTGGTGCATATTGCGCGGGCTGTCCGTGGCCGTCAGCTCGTAATGGGCCCGCATGTCCGCCTCCGTTTTTTCGACAAAGGAAATCGTCTGGTCACGCAGCCTTGTAAAGAACGTCAGGGTGTTCTTGCCCTCCATAAACCCGGTGGGACGGGAAAAGTCAGGCGATTGATGCGGAGCAGGCTCCAGGATAAAGGTGAGGTAGTACGAATCCGGCTTCGTGCTTTTGAGTAATTCGGGCTGGGGTTTGTTGCGGCTACCGATGCTGATTTCCCGGGACCAGATAATCTCCCACAGCGCCAGATGTTCCACCACTTCCGCAATACTCCACCGGTCGGCAGACTCATGAAATGCCCACTGGGCGGGCGTCAGGTGCTCGGTTTCCCGGACGAGTTCGTCGCGCGTGCGCCGCAGGTTTTCAAGCGTATACTGACGGTCCGCCTCGGTCCATAAGCGGGCGGGTGTCTGCGCCAGCAAGGGGCTGCTCATCAGTAAGAAGACAATCAATTTTTTCATGGGAAAAAGAGGTTGGTTACCAGGACAAAAGTACCTGCCCTGCCGCCCCTGTGATTGTACATTTGCGACATTTTACCCTTGTAAATAGCGGGCCAGCTCGACGTTCTGACGCACGTAAGCGGTGGGTGGCTTGCCGGTGAACTGCGTGAATTCACGGATAAAATGAGACTGGTCGTAATAACCCGCCTGGTGGATGAGGTCCTGCCAGTCGGTCACCTGCCACTGGTGCCGGACCAGCAGGGCACACATATGGCCGACCCGACGAATGCGGGCGTAGTACTTGGGACTGACGCCGACCTTGTGCAGAAAAAGCCGCTCAAACTGTCGCCGACAGACGTAGAGTTCGTCCATGATGTCGCCAATGGTGATGATTCCCTGTTTTTCGACGATGAGATTAGCGGCGTAGTCGGTGCGGTCGAAGCAGTTTCCCCTTCGCATCAGCTGCCGAGTTAGAAAATTCTCCAGCCGTGTCACCCGGGCGTAGGTGGTTGTTTCCTGACAGATCTGCTCGTACAGATCGGCCATTTCCCTTCCCAGGACATCGGTAAGCGCGACCCGTTCCTCCGTAAACTCGTACATCGGCAGCCCAAACAGGCTACTCATCCCGGCTGGCTTAAAAACAATGCCAATCATGCCGATTCGGCCGGACAGTTCGAGGCTGTACTGGTGGGTGGCCTGGCCGGTCAGGAAGGCTGGAGGCACCAGGATCTGCTGTTTTTCCGTCCGTACCCGGTAGGCATCCCCGTAGGAAAAAACCATGGAGGCGTACCCGGAGGGCGGCGATTCCACGCAAAAGGGGTGCTCCGGCACCGGGTCTTTCTCCCAGACGAAGTAACACTCCACAAACGGGGCGAGGTGCGGTGACGGAGGCAGTTTCTGGTAAATCATAGCGAGCGCGGCCCTTTTGCCAACCCGACAAACTGCGTTGGGAAACAGCCAAAGCCTTTGATTTATAAGCCAATATACCGACTTACAAACCTTTCTCTTCTATGGCTGGTCCTTTTTTGAGTATCCGCAAAACGATGGGCTGGAAAGTAAGCGCACTACGGATCGTTTACGGGAAAGACCATCGGCCCCTCCTGTCCGAGTGGGTAGCCTCTCCCCTTTTCCGTTACGCTCTACCCATATCCACTTTCATCATAAATCACTATTTTGCCGCGTTATTTTACAGAATAAACACCTATGATACGCTCCATCCTGAAAGGGTGCCTGATTCTCACGCTGTTGGCCGGGCAGGTCGCGGCGCAGACGGCACCCGCCATCACCCGCATTCACCCGACCAACTGGTGGGTGGGCATGAAAAATCCATCCCTGCAACTCCTTGTTTACGGTCCGCAGGCGGGAACCCTGACCTACAGCCTGGCCAGCTACCCCGGCATCCGGCTCGTCAAGCAGCACAAGGCCGACAACCCGAATTACGCTTTTCTGGACCTGACCATCGCTCCGAACGCAAAGCCGGGAACGATTGAACTTGTCGGACGCGGCAACGGACAGACCGTCACCCGCCGGTACGAACTGAAGGCCCGCGAAAAGTCCGTTAAGGCGCAGGGTGTCAGCACGGCGGATTTCATCTACCTCATCATGCCCGACCGTTTTGCCAACGGCGACCCGTCCAACGACGCCTTTACGGACATGAAAGATACCAAAGCCGACCGCAGCATTCCGCACCTGCGCCACGGCGGCGACATCCAGGGCGTCATTAACAAACTGGATTACCTGAAAGACCTCGGCGTAACGGCCGTCTGGCTGACGCCGGTCATCGAAAACGACGAGACTCTCAAACAGGAAGCGCCCGACCGGATGCAGGCAGGGTATCACGGCTACCACTTCACGGATCATTACAAAATCGACAAACGGTTCGGCGGCGAGGCGGCGTACAAAAAATTGGCGCAGGAACTGCACAAACGCGGCATGAAGCTGGTGCAGGACGCCGTATATAACCACATTTCGGACGACCACTGGTTCTACAGAGACCAGCCCTTCCGGGACTGGATCAACACCTGGCCCGCCTATACCGGCAGCAACCACAAGGACGTGGTGCTCTACGACCCCTACGCCCCCGCTTCCGACAAAAAAACGCTGCTCGACGGCTGGTTTACGCCCTTCCTGCCCGACCTGAACCAGCGCAACCCGTTCATGGCCAACTACCTCATTCAGCACGCCATCTGGTCGACCGAAACGTTTGATCTGGACGCCTGGCGGGTGGATACCTACAAATACAACGACCTCGACTTCCTCAACCGCAGCAATGCCGCGCTGCTGGCCGAATACCCTAAAATCCATATTTTCGGCGAATCGTGGGTCGGCAATCCGGTGGCGCAGTCGTTTTTTGTGAAAAACAAAATGAATATGAAGTTCAAATCCAATCAGCCGGGCGGTCTGGACTTTGTCCTTTATGACGCCATCAACGCCGCCCTGCGCGAAGGCTTCGGCTGGGATACGGGCGTCAATCGGGTGCACCAGGCCGTGGCCGCCGACGCCCTCTACGCCGACCCGCTGAAGCTGGTGACCTTCCTCGAAAACCACGATACGGAACGGTTCGTCTCGGTGATCGGGGAAGATTTCGACAAGTACAAAATGGGTGTGACCTGGCTGCTGACCCAGCGGGGTATTCCGCACTGGTATTACGGCACCGAAGTGCTGATGAAAGGCACCAAAAACCCGTCCGACGCCGAAGTACGGCGCGACTTCCCGGGCGGTTTTGCCGGGGACAAAGCGGATAAGTTCACGGCGGGCGGTCGTCAGGGCAGGGAGACCGAGGCGTTTGGCTATGTCCGGACGCTGGCCAACTATCGTCGGGCAACTCCCGCCCTGCAGAGCGGCAAACTGACCCAGTACCTGCCGCAGGACGGGGTGTACGTGTATTTCCGGTACGACGGCAGCAAAACGGTCATGGTCGCCACCAACCAGCAGGACAGCGAAAAAACGCTCGAAACGGCCCGCTTTGCCGAACGGATGAACGGTTTCACCAAAGCCCGGAACGTGATTAGCGGCCAGACCATCAGCGATCTGAAAACGCTCCGGATTCCGGCCAAAACGGCCCTGGTGCTGGAACTGAGCCGGTAACCAACCCGGCCCGACGACCAGAAAAAGCCGGGCGTTCGCAGGATAAGTCTTCGTGACCCGAAGCGGCTGATTCCCGGTATTCATAGCATTTTTTTAGGAAAAAGCCCGTCCAGCCAATTGGCCGCCGGGCTTTTTCGTTAAAAACGTAAGGGAATATTTATTTTTGCTATTATTTTCCTGAATACAACTGATGAATAAAGCAAAAGCCTTTCTTTTTGACCTCGATGGCGTGATCGTCGATACGGCCGTTTTTCATTACCAGGCGTGGCGGCGGATGGCGAACTCGCTGGGGTTTGATATTTCCGAGCATTTCAACGAAAGTCTGAAAGGCGTCAGCCGCATGGATTCGCTGAACCTCATTCTGGCGCAGGGCGGGGTTACGCTGTCCGAAGAGCAGAAACTGGCGCTGGCGACTCAAAAAAATGAATGGTACCTTGAACTGGTCAGCCAGATGACCCCCGGCGATATTTTGCCCGGCGTAACGGATTTTTTTGTGCAGGTCAAAGCCGCCGGTCTGAAAACCGCCCTCGGGTCGGTCAGCAAAAACGCTAAACTGATTCTGGAGCGCATCGGCATGCTGGACGATTTCGACGCCATTATCGACGGCACGAAGATCGAACGCGGCAAACCCGACCCGGAGGTGTTTCTGAAAGGTGCCGAAGAACTGGGCCTGCAACCCGCCGACTGCGTGGTTTTTGAAGATGCCGTGGCCGGTATTGAAGCCGCCCGCCGCGCCGGGATGCGCACCGTGGGCATCGGCACACCGGAAATTCTAACCGAAGCGGATTTGGTTGTACCGGATTTGCGTGGCCTGGCCGTAAACGAAGCGATTGAATTACCGTTTAAGGTTTAAAGGTTCAACGTTTAAGGTGGCACTTTCTGAATATGCTTTCCCGCTGACCGTTAAACTTTAAACGTTAAACTTTTACACCTTCATAACCACATGCAGAAACTCGAACTTGCCCGGCAGCTTCAGCAACGGCTTCAGGCCGTTCTGGACACGGTGGAACGCGAATTTCAGCCGCTGGCTCCGGAACAGCTGGCCTGGAAACCGGCGCCTGGCCGCTGGAGCATCATCGAGTGCCTGCAGCACCTGAACCTGGCCGAGCGGTTTTACATCCGCAACATCCAGCACAAATCCGACCAGCTGGGTCTGGTTCAGCACAACCCGACCGACCAGACGGTCAGCCAGGGTCTGGTCGGGAAAGCCCTTATGTACGCCGTTGATCCTCAGGCTAAAATAAAGCTTCCGGCCCCTTCCGTGGTGCAACCCCGCCGCGACCTCGACGTGCCTTCGGTTCTGGCACAATTTGTGGAGTTGCAAAAGCTGCTGCTCCAGCTGCTCGACCGGGCCGTTTATTACGACTGGAACACGACCCAGTTGCCGACCCTGTTTGGCAACTGGCTGAAAATCCGGATGGGCGATGCCTTCCAGATGCTGGTCGCTCATACCGAACGGCATCTGGCGCAGGCGATGCGGGTCAGGAACGAAGCCCACTTCCCGGCGCTTCCCTAAATTTGTACGATTACAACTAACCTGTGATGAAGAATTACCTACAGCATGACCCGTGGTGCATCGTTGAAGATGGCTTCCACCGCGAGTACAATGAAATTACCGAAAGCTGCATGAGCCTTGGCAACGGGCGCATGGGCCAGCGGGGCAACTTCGAAGAAAAATTCACCGGCAAAACCCTGCAGGGCAACTACGTGGCGGGCGTGTATTACCCCGACAAAACCCGCGTCGGCTGGTGGAAAAACGGTTACCCCGACTACTTTGCCAAAGTACTGAACGCCGCCAACTGGATCGGCATCGACGTGGATGTCGAGTTCGAAACGCTGGACCTGGCCACCTGCGAGGTGCGCGATTTCCGCCGCGTGCTGAACATGAAAGAGGGCATTCTCGAACGGTCGTTCGTCGCCCGCCTGAAAAGCGGCAAGGAACTCCAGGTCAAAGCGACGCGCTTCTGCTCCATCGTCGACGACGAAGCCGGGGCCATCCGCTACAGCATCACGCCGCTGAACTTCGACGGTAAACTCACCCTCACGCCGTACATCGACGGGGACGTGCGCAACCGCGACGCCAATTACGACGAAAAGTTCTGGGATGAAGTCCGCAAGGAAACGGGCTACGCCGAGGCTTATCTGGAAATGAAAACCCGCAAAACGGGCTTCCACGTCTGCACCGGCATGTGCGTGGAGGTGGAGCAGAACGGTGTTCTGATCGATTTCCATTCGCAGCCCATCCGCCGCGAAAAATACGCCGCCACGCGCATCATTCTGGACGTGCAGCCAGGTCAGGAAACCGTCTTGTATAAATACGCCGTGAACCTGTCGTCGATGAACTACGCCGCCGAGGAGCTGATGACGCAGGCGCACCAGTACATCAAACGCATTTCGTCCAAAGGCTTCGCCGAAATGCGGACCGAACAGGCGCAGGCCTGGGACGCCAAGTGGCAGATGAACGACATCGCCATTGACGGCGATACGGCCGCCGCGCAGGGCATCCGGTTCAACATTTTCCAGCTGAACCAGACCTACACGGGCGAAGATGAGCGGCTGAACATCGGCCCCAAAGGCTTCACCGGCGAAAAATACGGCGGCTCTACCTACTGGGATACTGAGGCGTACTGCCTCCCCTTCTATCTCTCGACGGCCGATCAGAAAGTGGCGCGGAACCTGCTGCTGTACCGGTACAAACAGCTCGGCAAAGCCATCGAAAACGCCGAAAAACTGGGTTTCACCAACGGCGCGGCGCTGTACCCGATGGTCACCATGAACGGCGAGGAATGCCATAACGAATGGGAAATCACCTTCGAGGAAATCCACCGGAACGGGGCTATCGCCTACGCCATCTACGACTACATCCGCTACACGACGGACGCCGGTTACCTGGCAGATTACGGTCTGGAAGTTCTGATCGCCATCAGCCGTTTCTGGATGCAGCGCGTCAACTGGTCGGGTGCCAAAAAGCAGTACGTGATGCTCGGCGTAACCGGCCCCAACGAGTACGAAAACAACGTCAACAACAACTGGTATACCAACTACCTCGCCGCCTGGACGCTCCGCTACACGCTGGAGTCCATCGACACGGTAAAGGGAATGGATGCCGAAAAATACGCGGCACTGGTTGCCCGCATCGGATTCGACGAAGCCATCGAAACGGCCAAAGCCCGGCACATCATCGACAACATGCATTATCCGTACGATGAAGAGCGGCAGGTGTTCCTCCAGCAGGAAGGCTTCCTCGACAAGGAAATCATGACCGTCGACCAGCTTCCGGCCAGCGACCGTCCGCTGAACCAGAAATGGTCCTGGGACCGGATTCTGCGGTCCTGCTTTATCAAACAGGCCGACGTGCTCCAGGGACTTTACTTCTTTGAGGACGAGTTCG from Tellurirhabdus rosea harbors:
- a CDS encoding sugar ABC transporter ATP-binding protein, which encodes MQPALLTVRRLSKSFPGVRALQDVQLTLRRGEVHGLMGENGAGKSTFMRILMGLETPDSGEILLEGTELRPGNVRENLRRGISMIHQEMLVVPELTVAQNIFLGKEKKGQRGWLKLFTNDRAIQQQAAALLQQLGSPLDPRTPLKDLSVAERQLVEIAKALSNDARILIMDEPTSALSERESARLLALIRELKSRGVAIIYISHKMDEVLSLCDTVTVLRDGRYVATKPTADLDEAGLISLMVGREITDLYPAASAETGEVVLSVRNLGRSGAFSGISFEVRRGEVLGLGGLMGAGRTEVARSLFGLEPYDRGELFWKGGPVAIRKPQDAIRLGIGYVSEDRKGDGFVPGLSISENLTLASLSRHARGLFIQSDREAASATRLMQSLNIRAAGPHQAVGQLSGGNQQKVVIGKTLLTHPDLLILDEPTRGIDIGARAEIYRLIRQLTSGGMAVLLISSDMPELLGLSDRLLVLAKGRPAGFLEKKEATEETVLKYAMNFS
- a CDS encoding ABC transporter permease, with protein sequence METQSIPPKTQPAPTLPSRVRRLSQYGIFLAFLIICVGLAVVAPRFLTVSNWVIIITQVSINALLAFGVTFVILTGGIDLSLGSMVAVAGVTAALFAHPDDYPLLVPLAAGLLTGIGFGAFNGFLITRSKVPPFIVTLGTMTIGRGLALILSKGRPVSNLSDSFNFIGGGAVLGIPVPILILAVAFAASWVLLRKTVLGRYMYAVGGNEAAARASGIDVGRVKLWVYTLCGGLAGLAGIVLTARITTGQPNAGVGFELDAIAAAIIGGTSTAGGSGTITGTLIGALLIGVISNGLDLLNVSSYYQQVVMGAIIIAAVVLDGGRELKVKS
- a CDS encoding sugar ABC transporter substrate-binding protein; the encoded protein is MKVKSLSLLSLLLCLQLATGCSQEKSSSTATSGKSLTIGVSMLSMQNEFIVNVADEMQKKADAAGVELIVVDAERSPLKQVEQVESFIAQNVDAIILNPCEVEASSPAVQKALAAKIPIINVNSATSTKPTAFVGSDDVESGRMAMKYLAEKLGGKGNIVMMQGYMGQAAQLQREQAAKEVLRQYPGLKMLATQTAEWDRSKAMSLMENWIQSYGNQISAVFAHNDEMGMGAVKALTAAGLKDKVLVVSIDAIPDALQSVQKGELNATLFQNAEQQGAQAIETAMKAAGGKQFQSEVMIPFKLVTQANVKEFLK
- a CDS encoding sugar phosphate isomerase/epimerase family protein — protein: MPNLNPIGFNVLAWTAAVSENLNPIADRLKTIGYDGVECFIDGSALTNYTAFGNHLSQLGLQSTSVMVVGPDTNPASESPQIRQAALDFIKSAIDRAQAMNATILCGPMHSAFATFTKREPQTDEYRRSAEVLNAAGEYARQAGLVLCPEALNRFECYLCNTMEQLHHLIELTGHPNVRAMFDTHHANMEEKKFPAAIRTIAPVLAHVHISENDRGTPGSGHVPWDDTFRTLAEVGFKGWMTIEAFSRNDVDFANSIGVWREYNDPWDMAENGYRFIREMQEKYASEVLVG
- a CDS encoding ester cyclase; this encodes MQTAQQESLSQLSQKGTCLAFFTAYDDLDTARMIGLAAPDATVHFLPLGEAGKGSFWEFGKAVWDMLIDCFPDITNSVDSLATEEETIRANVTIEGTQAKDFLDIASKGMKFKSDHIFVFRFNEADRIQHLTITWDHASFVKQLSQE
- a CDS encoding DinB family protein, with the protein product MKKLIVFLLMSSPLLAQTPARLWTEADRQYTLENLRRTRDELVRETEHLTPAQWAFHESADRWSIAEVVEHLALWEIIWSREISIGSRNKPQPELLKSTKPDSYYLTFILEPAPHQSPDFSRPTGFMEGKNTLTFFTRLRDQTISFVEKTEADMRAHYELTATDSPRNMHQVYIYQWGHVDRHLRQIRKIKQHPQYPSTIVSSK
- a CDS encoding DUF6597 domain-containing transcriptional factor; protein product: MIYQKLPPSPHLAPFVECYFVWEKDPVPEHPFCVESPPSGYASMVFSYGDAYRVRTEKQQILVPPAFLTGQATHQYSLELSGRIGMIGIVFKPAGMSSLFGLPMYEFTEERVALTDVLGREMADLYEQICQETTTYARVTRLENFLTRQLMRRGNCFDRTDYAANLIVEKQGIITIGDIMDELYVCRRQFERLFLHKVGVSPKYYARIRRVGHMCALLVRHQWQVTDWQDLIHQAGYYDQSHFIREFTQFTGKPPTAYVRQNVELARYLQG
- a CDS encoding glycoside hydrolase family 13 protein, whose product is MIRSILKGCLILTLLAGQVAAQTAPAITRIHPTNWWVGMKNPSLQLLVYGPQAGTLTYSLASYPGIRLVKQHKADNPNYAFLDLTIAPNAKPGTIELVGRGNGQTVTRRYELKAREKSVKAQGVSTADFIYLIMPDRFANGDPSNDAFTDMKDTKADRSIPHLRHGGDIQGVINKLDYLKDLGVTAVWLTPVIENDETLKQEAPDRMQAGYHGYHFTDHYKIDKRFGGEAAYKKLAQELHKRGMKLVQDAVYNHISDDHWFYRDQPFRDWINTWPAYTGSNHKDVVLYDPYAPASDKKTLLDGWFTPFLPDLNQRNPFMANYLIQHAIWSTETFDLDAWRVDTYKYNDLDFLNRSNAALLAEYPKIHIFGESWVGNPVAQSFFVKNKMNMKFKSNQPGGLDFVLYDAINAALREGFGWDTGVNRVHQAVAADALYADPLKLVTFLENHDTERFVSVIGEDFDKYKMGVTWLLTQRGIPHWYYGTEVLMKGTKNPSDAEVRRDFPGGFAGDKADKFTAGGRQGRETEAFGYVRTLANYRRATPALQSGKLTQYLPQDGVYVYFRYDGSKTVMVATNQQDSEKTLETARFAERMNGFTKARNVISGQTISDLKTLRIPAKTALVLELSR